The genomic window CAGATAATGAATCAGACTTGGAAGCATTTTTCGATTCTCACAACTCAGATTACCTGTAACTGCAACCCAATATCACTATTAGAGAAACAAACAGGAATatgcatcaaaatcaaaatattgaaTGGCGTATATTTCGAAACAGAATTGACCAACTTGATATCTCAGAGTAATTGAAATCATTCCAAGTTcatggagagaagaaaaaaacgaaactttaAACCCAACAATTGACCCAAACTCGACCAtataaattaaccaaaattaatcATCATCTTTAAGAGAAATCGCCTCCATAaagaacaaagcaaacaacttttttacagaagaacaaaactcaaactaaaaacaaaacctattATTCTTTGCTGCTAACCCCTTGTTTCTCCTGAATAAAGGAAATACCTGAATAAACAAAGTCGGTCGGAAAACAGGACACAGCTAACCCCttgtttctccttcttccaccCAAAAGAGAGGGAATGTGGAAGAACTTGTTTTGACTCCCTCTTTCTCATTATTCTAATATTTGGGCTATTGGGCCATCATCTCGTTTTGgcccaaaataaaagatgaccaataaaacaaaaataggcTGCTAATGGAGAGTTCTGGCCCAAAATAAAAGATCACAAAATAACAAGGAATAAATAATGATGTGCATAGCTGCTTGTTTCACCAGCATTGATTCTAAAGGTGTGAGCTTTGATGAATATACAAACTAAAATGGGTCAGTCCTTATAAACATCAATCTCTTCACTTAATTTGGCTTTGTAGCTTTGTAGATGAAGATTGTATTGAACGAATACCAACTCATCCAGATGCTGTCTTTCACGATTGCTCATTCCTTCACTGAGCAACAACTTCTCTGCTAAGCTTCTCTTCAGCTTGTACTTTGAAGCACCTTCACATGTCTGGCTCAGAATTTTAATGGCCAAGCTCTGCAGTTCTGGGTACTGGCTCGCCTTATGAGCCCACCATTCAGCTGCAAATAGATTTAAAACCACAGAACCTTTTGATCACTGGTTCAACTTCAACCACACAAGTGTCTGCAAACGAAACAGCTATATCGAAATTCAAGAAGTTCACTCACCTGGAGAGATTCCAGTGATCTGATCAGCTTGACTCGCCTCGTTAAAGCAATCTTTACCGAGTCTGTACATATCAATCTGTGtggaaattttgaattgaacGTGACAATCTTCTACCATATGAATCAGAGAGGAGATAAGACCAGTGACAACTTCTATATCAAGATGGAAATTTGTTGAGTAGAAAGCAGTCGGGTTCAGAAAGTAACCAGCAGCATGAAGAGGATTGTGAAGATGCTTGTTCCAAACATCATCTATCACATCCCATAACGGCTTGTAAAATTGTGGCTTGTGATTGAATTCTCTCGCGATACTCTCCTTTATGCTGTCCATAGTGTCATAAACATATCCAAGATGCTGATTGTTGGCAGTTGAAAACAAGAGCAGACCGTGAATCAGAGGAGATGTACATTTCAGAACACTTTCAACTGTTTCCCAAAAAGAGGAGTCACTCACCAAATTTGATATTGCTATGCACTGTTCGTTATTCCAATTAGATGAGGCAAACATGGCTGTCAAGTTTTTCTTCGCCTTGAAAATACTCTCTAGAATTAGATATGGCGTCACAAACTCAAACTCAGAGGAGGAGACTGTTATGTCTATTCCATGACACTGATCTCTGAAAATGTTCAGAACTGAGggattgttgttgatgaacaACCAGATGTTATTGACTTTGTCAAATATGTCTCCAAATGAACGTATTTTGCTAATCTTCACCAGCATAAGCTCGAAACAATGGGATACACTCACAGACCAGAAAACTTCCCTGTCATGACCCGCAAATAGCTCACCCAATTCACCAACCCAACCAGAGGTTGAACATGCAATAATTTGAGTCACATTACGCACTCCAACTTCCTCAACAAGCCCATTTACTAGCGATAGTAAGGCAGTGACATCGTCTTTAAAATCTGAAACATCAAATGATATCAGATACACTAAACCCGCTGGACAATCTGCAACAAAAGTAACAAGATCACGGCCTTTCTGGTCAACCCAAGCATCCAACAAGATGCTGCATCCTGTGATCGCCCACGATTCTTTAATCTTCTCCACACGATCTTGTACTTCCTCTAATGCATCTTGAAGCCTCCATCCGTTTAAATCATGACAATCAGAGCTCTCAAGCCCCATCTGACCACCATCTACAGTCATCATTTCTTTGAAACATGGGGCATCCACAGCTGAAAGATTGACACATTTTCCAAAGACCCACTTCTTTTGGGCTTTGTTTGACAACATATCCTGTTTATCAGTCTCCACACCTATACTAACATTGTTGCTGGATGAATCTTCGCTTCTTCCACGCTTATGACCATTACCCATTTGGACATCCCCAACTCTGTTAGCAGTATGACAAGATCTTTCTTCCATCACCATCTTAGGAAACGTCTCTCTAACAGTAAGTGGAACTTGAATCACAGGGAATTATGTACAACATGATTACTACTTGAGTTATAATACACCGCATGATTGATGAGTGAATGtctagagatagagagagagagtgataggctcaccttcatcttctttagaTCATTGTTTCTTGCTCCTTTGTTCACGCATACTTGCAAATTCCTGATTCAAGCATTTTTCGCTTCTCAATCAGCTGTTACAAAAATCAGGAACAAGCATCAAAATCGAATTTTGAATGGCCTTTAATGTGACAGAGAATTCACTAACTTGATCTCAGAGATTGAAATCATTAATGCcgatggagaaagagaggaaaaaacgAAACTTTAATCTCTACTATGACGAAAAACCAGCTATATAGTAATGCTCAAACAACTAGCAAACGAAATGGTAGACccatataaattattatcGAAActattcatcatcattcaGAGAAATTTTCTCCATTGTAACACAGAAGATCAAAGCAAACAACTTTTTTACAGAAAACCCCACCAAGCGAGTCCAAGCCAGTCAAAGCGACGACGAAACCCTTGATTTTGACTTTtccaagagagagagagagtgatgaCTGATGAGAGTGAAGAATTTTGCTCAAGTTGTTTTGCTTCCCGTAAGTAATTGTATGCATGAAGGTCTATTTACTTATCgtactctctctctcagacGCATAAAGGCTTCTTATGGAAAGTGACTTCCACGTTTGATATTAGCAAACTTGTATATAAACATTGGAAAGTGAACTCTTCAGTTTTCTCACTAACCAGTGACctatacacacacaaacacagaATTAAAGATTCTTTTCTCACAGTGAAGGCAGTGACATCCTCAATATCCGTAATAAGTTTACACGTTTCTGACAAAGATCTACattacaaacatatattttgagtgacactctctctctcactaaATTACACAAAACGGACCATATTTACATACTTGAAGAATCTTACTACCTCTTAGGATCTTCAGATTCAGCTATGTTCTCAAGCCTGCGACGTTTCTGAGGGCTTTCACATTTATCGTCTTCGGTTTCCGACGCTTTGTTCTCTGCAGGTAATGGCGGCTGAGGCGAAGATGCTTTGGTTTTGGACATGTTTTGAGAATCTGGTATAGAGTCATCACTAGGTGATAACACTGTctgcgaagaagaagaaatccaCCTTCCTGTTTTGCGTTGTTCTTCCAACATCTTTTCCAAGTATTTAGCATGCTCTTCAATTCGTAGCTGAAGCACCCGTTGCACCTGCACATTGATCAATTATGGGACTGGTTATAGTAGCAAATCTTCAATATTTCTTTTCCCCAAGTTAAGTGTAATCGGTTTTACCTCCAGCTGTTCATGCAATTGCTTCTGAACTTCCATCTGCATACGCAGTGCTTCAGTTAATTGTATGGCCCTGTCCATGGAAAAAGAGAGTCATTTTAGGGATAATGTTGAAAAATGTCTGCGGATTGAACATGGAATTAGAGAAACACAATGCTTtaccctttcttcttctcgtcaGCTTCACTCTTACTCAAAGccagtttcttttcttctgaGTTATCAGTCCTTTTCTCTGGGGaataaacgaaaaataataaaggaaCTGTCAGATAGATCAAAATCATGGCTGATGATCAtgcagaaacagagaatctgTGAAATCACAATAACAAGTTGGAGGCTttaccttcttttttctctggCATATACTTGGCTAGTCTATACTTCTGCACATTCGTGAATTTCAGAGATATTCAGCTAATTTGGTATCATGTACTTATAAATTTATCACACTCAAACTGATTTAGTACCTGCAAGTGGCTTTTTACATGATAGATCGTCAAGCCCTCAACATTCATGAGCTTCTTAACAGCCTTTGGAGTGGCCTCTACATGTTTAATGCAAAAACCGGGTTAAGCGTTATCAGcagaaagatgagaagaaacaaaggatATCTAACCAATGGCAAACACAAGAGTAGCTCTAGAGTTCTACTTTATAAGTGCCTACTCGTATCTCAAAAAGCTAAAACTCACTTTCAGGCCCTTCAAGTTTGATCACCGCCTTTACAAAAGACTCGTGGAGCTCAGGAGTCCATCTCATTCTCGACTTTTGATTGGCTGCTGATCCCGGAGAAGGGTGAGATGAAACTACGTCTACAGACATTGCTCCAGGAACACAGCTTTGGCTTGGACTCAATCTCGTCACTGGATTTGACGCCAATGGCGTTTCATAGATCTCCTGAATCAAACAGAAACTAAGTGTTAAAGGAGCAAATGACGTTTCACACTCTATGTATCAACAGCAAAGACCGAAAGTCATAAGCAGTGAAAGTATAAGTCAATGTTTGTCATAGCCATGCAAAGTAACTGATGCAAACTCATAAGAGCTGTACAAGACTGAGATTAACTTACATCAAGCCTGGGAGTTTCAGCGCGGTCTGTGATAGCCAGCTCAAGTTCATCAGACAGGAACTGTAATTCCATTTGATCTGATAAGCAATAGCTGTCATTCGAACAGccaaaatcatgaaaatcGCCATCGGAACAAGCATCTCCAGAAAGATTAAGGAAGTCTTTGAGAAGCGACCCGGAGTTGCCTCCATCACATTGATTGCCCAAATCCTCAGTGAAAATAGATGGAGATCTTGCAGACTCCACACCAGAAGCTGAGTGGGTGTAAGAGGAGGGATCAGGGAGGAAAGGAAGACTGTTTCCTAGATGTTTCTGAGTCTCAgaggttgaagatgatgacaaGTAGAGGTTTGTGCAAAAGGTGGAAGACCGAGAGAAGGTGCTCTGAGAACTATTCTTTGGCCATAGCTGACCAGGTGAATCTGGAGATTGTGACCTTATGAAAGGAGTTTTCCGGTGTTCTGGCT from Arabidopsis thaliana chromosome 3, partial sequence includes these protein-coding regions:
- a CDS encoding hAT transposon superfamily protein — translated: MVMEERSCHTANRVGDVQMGNGHKRGRSEDSSSNNVSIGVETDKQDMLSNKAQKKWVFGKCVNLSAVDAPCFKEMMTVDGGQMGLESSDCHDLNGWRLQDALEEVQDRVEKIKESWAITGCSILLDAWVDQKGRDLVTFVADCPAGLVYLISFDVSDFKDDVTALLSLVNGLVEEVGVRNVTQIIACSTSGWVGELGELFAGHDREVFWSVSVSHCFELMLVKISKIRSFGDIFDKVNNIWLFINNNPSVLNIFRDQCHGIDITVSSSEFEFVTPYLILESIFKAKKNLTAMFASSNWNNEQCIAISNLHLGYVYDTMDSIKESIAREFNHKPQFYKPLWDVIDDVWNKHLHNPLHAAGYFLNPTAFYSTNFHLDIEVVTGLISSLIHMVEDCHVQFKISTQIDMYRLGKDCFNEASQADQITGISPAEWWAHKASQYPELQSLAIKILSQTCEGASKYKLKRSLAEKLLLSEGMSNRERQHLDELVFVQYNLHLQSYKAKLSEEIDVYKD
- a CDS encoding hAT transposon superfamily protein (hAT transposon superfamily protein; FUNCTIONS IN: protein dimerization activity; INVOLVED IN: biological_process unknown; LOCATED IN: cellular_component unknown; EXPRESSED IN: 22 plant structures; EXPRESSED DURING: 13 growth stages; CONTAINS InterPro DOMAIN/s: HAT dimerisation (InterPro:IPR008906), Protein of unknown function DUF659 (InterPro:IPR007021); BEST Arabidopsis thaliana protein match is: hAT transposon superfamily protein (TAIR:AT3G13020.1); Has 35333 Blast hits to 34131 proteins in 2444 species: Archae - 798; Bacteria - 22429; Metazoa - 974; Fungi - 991; Plants - 531; Viruses - 0; Other Eukaryotes - 9610 (source: NCBI BLink).), whose product is MVMEERSCHTANRVGDVQMGNGHKRGRSEDSSSNNVSIGVETDKQDMLSNKAQKKWVFGKCVNLSAVDAPCFKEMMTVDGGQMGLESSDCHDLNGWRLQDALEEVQDRVEKIKESWAITGCSILLDAWVDQKGRDLVTFVADCPAGLVYLISFDVSDFKDDVTALLSLVNGLVEEVGVRNVTQIIACSTSGWVGELGELFAGHDREVFWSVSVSHCFELMLVKISKIRSFGDIFDKVNNIWLFINNNPSVLNIFRDQCHGIDITVSSSEFEFVTPYLILESIFKAKKNLTAMFASSNWNNEQCIAISNLVSDSSFWETVESVLKCTSPLIHGLLLFSTANNQHLGYVYDTMDSIKESIAREFNHKPQFYKPLWDVIDDVWNKHLHNPLHAAGYFLNPTAFYSTNFHLDIEVVTGLISSLIHMVEDCHVQFKISTQIDMYRLGKDCFNEASQADQITGISPAEWWAHKASQYPELQSLAIKILSQTCEGASKYKLKRSLAEKLLLSEGMSNRERQHLDELVFVQYNLHLQSYKAKLSEEIDVYKD
- a CDS encoding myb-like HTH transcriptional regulator family protein (myb-like HTH transcriptional regulator family protein; CONTAINS InterPro DOMAIN/s: Homeodomain-like (InterPro:IPR009057), Myb, DNA-binding (InterPro:IPR014778), HTH transcriptional regulator, Myb-type, DNA-binding (InterPro:IPR017930), Myb-like DNA-binding domain, SHAQKYF class (InterPro:IPR006447), Homeodomain-related (InterPro:IPR012287); BEST Arabidopsis thaliana protein match is: phosphate starvation response 1 (TAIR:AT4G28610.1); Has 2193 Blast hits to 2140 proteins in 145 species: Archae - 2; Bacteria - 18; Metazoa - 253; Fungi - 37; Plants - 1676; Viruses - 0; Other Eukaryotes - 207 (source: NCBI BLink).) translates to MYIKAIMNRHRLLSAATDECNKKLGQACSSSLSPVHNFLNVQPEHRKTPFIRSQSPDSPGQLWPKNSSQSTFSRSSTFCTNLYLSSSSTSETQKHLGNSLPFLPDPSSYTHSASGVESARSPSIFTEDLGNQCDGGNSGSLLKDFLNLSGDACSDGDFHDFGCSNDSYCLSDQMELQFLSDELELAITDRAETPRLDEIYETPLASNPVTRLSPSQSCVPGAMSVDVVSSHPSPGSAANQKSRMRWTPELHESFVKAVIKLEGPEKATPKAVKKLMNVEGLTIYHVKSHLQKYRLAKYMPEKKEEKRTDNSEEKKLALSKSEADEKKKGAIQLTEALRMQMEVQKQLHEQLEVQRVLQLRIEEHAKYLEKMLEEQRKTGRWISSSSQTVLSPSDDSIPDSQNMSKTKASSPQPPLPAENKASETEDDKCESPQKRRRLENIAESEDPKR